A single Macaca mulatta isolate MMU2019108-1 chromosome 15, T2T-MMU8v2.0, whole genome shotgun sequence DNA region contains:
- the LOC100428760 gene encoding putative UPF0607 protein ENSP00000382826, with the protein MGNSLSIFCSWFRRRSRRGHRQRARLSVFCSWFHHRSPPCHWQPARVIREAFPAGRAHPAAPAPMPASRTLGCSRFLFYPQRHPGPSFPARWDGAPTRLCLLPRNRGTPPRVPPPVVWSPRSRKKPVLSARNSMMFGHPSTVRIPRLRRTFNLRLPSLDEQVIPARLPKTEVRAEEPKEATEVKDQVETQGQEDNKRGPCSNGEAASTSRPLETQGNLTSSWCSPRPLDGNAHLKSLTEKNQSDKAQVHAVSFYSKDHGVSSSHSPAEGILPFGKPDPAPTVLPAPVPTVLPAPVPGCSLWPEKAALKVLGKDHLPSSPGLLIAGKDMQLKDPAALLGSSSSSPPRAAGHGSRKRKLSGPPLQLQPTPPLQLRWDRNERAPPAKLPCLSPEALLELGQASQREGRLQLGNMDKNMGVLSRTSKSRRRKQPLGRRKKIRQRRRRGSRL; encoded by the coding sequence ATGGGCAACTCACTAAGCATATTTTGTTCCTGGTTCCGCCGCAGGTCCCGGCGAGGCCATCGGCAACGTGCTCGTCTCAGCGTATTTTGTTCCTGGTTCCACCACAGGTCCCCGCCATGCCATTGGCAACCTGCTCGTGTTATCCgtgaggccttcccagctggCAGGGCTCACCCTGCGGCTCCTGCACCTATGCCTGCCTCGAGAACCCTGGGCTGTTCCCGATTCCTCTTCTACCCTCAGCGACATCCTGGGCCTTCTTTTCCAGCCAGGTGGGACGGCGCCCCTACGAGGCTGTGTCTTCTCCCTCGGAACAGGGGCACCCCACCGAGGGTCCCGCCTCCTGTGGTCTGGAGCCCCCGCTCAAGGAAGAAACCCGTGCTGTCTGCTCGCAACTCCATGATGTTCGGACACCCCAGCACCGTGAGGATCCCTCGTCTCAGACGCACGTTTAACCTCCGACTGCCTTCATTAGATGAGCAGGTGATCCCAGCCAGGCTCCCGAAGACGGAGGTGAGGGCAGAAGAGCCCAAAGAAGCAACGGAGGTGAAAGACCAGGTAGAGACGCAGGGGCAGGAGGACAATAAAAGGGGCCCTTGTAGCAATGGGGAAGCAGCCTCCACCTCTAGGCCCCTGGAGACTCAGGGAAACCTCACTTCCTCCTGGTGCAGTCCCAGGCCCTTGGACGGAAATGCCCACCTCAAGAGCTTGACAGAAAAGAACCAGAGTGACAAGGCCCAGGTGCATGCAGTGAGTTTCTACTCCAAGGACCATGGAGTTTCCAGCTCACACAGCCCTGCTGAAGGCATCCTTCCCTTTGGGAAGCCTGACCCAGCTCCAACAGTGCTCCCTGCCCCAGTTCCAACAGTGCTCCCTGCCCCAGTTCCGGGCTGCTCCCTGTGGCCAGAGAAGGCAGCCTTGAAGGTGCTGGGTAAAGACCACCTGCCCAGCTCTCCAGGCTTGCTGATCGCGGGGAAGGACATGCAGCTCAAAGATCCTGCAGCCCTTCTTGGATCAAGTAGCTCTTCTCCACCCAGAGCTGCCGGCCACGGGTCCCGCAAAAGAAAGCTGTCAGGGCCACCACTGCAGCTGCAACCCACCCCTCCCCTGCAACTGAGGTGGGATAGAAACGAGCGGGCCCCACCCGCTAAGCTTCCCTGCCTGTCTCCTGAGGCACTGTTAGAGCTGGGTCAGGCTTCCCAAAGGGAAGGACgcctccagctgggcaacatggatAAGAACATGGGGGTGTTAAGTAGAACATCAAAATCCAGGAGACGAAAACAGCCGCttgggaggagaaagaagataCGGCAGcgcaggcgccgtggctcacgcctgtaa